The window GCACGCGGACTACATCAAGAACATGATCACGGGCGCCGCCCAGATGGACGGCGCGATCCTGGTCGTCGCCGCGACCGACGGGCCGATGCCGCAGACCAAGGAACATGTGCTGCTGGCCCGGCAGGTCGGTGTGCCGTATGTCGTCGTCGCGCTCAACAAGACCGACATGGTCGACGACGAGGAGATCCTGGAACTGGTCGAGCTGGAGGTGCGGGAGCTGCTCAGTGAGTACGAGTTCCCGGGCGACGATGTGCCGGTGGTCAGGGTCTCCGCGCTCAGGGCTCTGGAGGGCGACGAGCAGTGGACCCAGTCCGTGCTCGATCTCCTCGACGCGGTCGACTCGGCGGTGCCGGAGCCGCAGCGTGACGTGGACAAGCCGTTTCTGATGCCGATCGAGGACGTGTTCACCATCACCGGCCGAGGCACCGTCGTCACCGGCCGGATCGAGCGCGGCACGCTGCACGTCCACAGCGAGGTCGAGATCATCGGCATCCACGAACAGAAGACGAAGACCACCGTCACCGGCATCGAGATGTTCCGCAAGCTCCTCGACGAGGGCCGCGCCGGGGAGAACGTCGGACTGCTGCTGCGCGGGGTCAAGCGGGAGGACGTCGAGCGCGGGCAGGTCGTCATCAAGCCCGGATCGGTCACCCCGCACAAGGAGTTCGAGGCGCGGGCGTACATCCTGTCCAAGGACGAGGGCGGCAGGCACACGCCCTTCTTCCACAACTACCGCCCGCAGTTCTACTTCCGCACCACCGACGTCACGGGCGTGGTGACCCTGCCGGTTGGCACCGAGATGGTGATGCCGGGCGACAACACCACCATGTACGTGCAGCTGATTCAGCCGGTTGCCATGGAGGAGGGGCTGAAGTTCGCGATCCGCGAGGGCGGGCGGACGGTGGGCGCCGGACAGGTCACCAAGATCGTGAAGTAGCCGCGGTATTGATCCTCACGCCTCACACTTCATACCGACCCGGACGTGGCCTCGGGCTGGCCCAGGGCCGCGTCCAGCGTCGGATGCGGAGGCAGCAGCTTGGCCAGGCCGGTCAGCCGCAGCACGCGCAGGGTGAGCGGATGGACGCAGACCAGATGGAGCTGTCCGCCGTGGTCGAGGACCCTGGTGCGCGCCCGGTACAGCAGCCGCAGTCCCGAGCAGTCGAAGAACTCCACGGGCCTGAGGTCGATCACGATCCGCGCGTGCGGACGGGACGTCATCCGGTCCAGGTAGGGGAGGAGTTCGACCGCCGCGGCGATGTCGATCTCGCCGTGGAACTCCAGC of the Streptomyces sp. NBC_00287 genome contains:
- the tuf gene encoding elongation factor Tu codes for the protein MAKAKFQRTKPHVNIGTIGHIDHGKTTLTAAITKVLHDKFPDLNPYTPFDQIDKAPEERQRGITISIAHVEYQTERRHYAHVDCPGHADYIKNMITGAAQMDGAILVVAATDGPMPQTKEHVLLARQVGVPYVVVALNKTDMVDDEEILELVELEVRELLSEYEFPGDDVPVVRVSALRALEGDEQWTQSVLDLLDAVDSAVPEPQRDVDKPFLMPIEDVFTITGRGTVVTGRIERGTLHVHSEVEIIGIHEQKTKTTVTGIEMFRKLLDEGRAGENVGLLLRGVKREDVERGQVVIKPGSVTPHKEFEARAYILSKDEGGRHTPFFHNYRPQFYFRTTDVTGVVTLPVGTEMVMPGDNTTMYVQLIQPVAMEEGLKFAIREGGRTVGAGQVTKIVK
- a CDS encoding anti-sigma factor antagonist translates to MQQEPAPLTRHLRVRRHREHTVLEFHGEIDIAAAVELLPYLDRMTSRPHARIVIDLRPVEFFDCSGLRLLYRARTRVLDHGGQLHLVCVHPLTLRVLRLTGLAKLLPPHPTLDAALGQPEATSGSV